The following proteins are co-located in the Pseudomonas cavernae genome:
- the groL gene encoding chaperonin GroEL (60 kDa chaperone family; promotes refolding of misfolded polypeptides especially under stressful conditions; forms two stacked rings of heptamers to form a barrel-shaped 14mer; ends can be capped by GroES; misfolded proteins enter the barrel where they are refolded when GroES binds), with product MAAKEVKFGDAGRKKMLAGVNVLADAVKATLGPKGRNVILEKSFGAPTITKDGVSVAKEIELKDKFENMGAQLVKDVASKANDAAGDGTTTATVLAQAIVNEGLKAVAAGMNPMDLKRGIDKATIAIVAQLKELAKPCTDTKAIAQVGTISANSDESIGEIIAEAMEKVGKEGVITVEEGSGLENELSVVEGMQFDRGYLSPYFINKPDTMVAELEGPLILLVDKKISNIREMLPVLESVAKAGRPLLIVAEDVEGEALATLVVNNMRGIVKVAAVKAPGFGDRRKAMLQDIAILTGGTVISEEVGLSLEGATLEHLGNAKRVVLSKENTTIIDGAGVQADIEARVKQIRAQVEETTSDYDREKLQERLAKLAGGVAVIKVGAATEVEMKEKKTRVEDALHATRAAVEEGVVPGGGVALVRALQAISELKGDNDDQDVGIALLRRAVESPLRQIVANSGDEPSVVVDKVKQGSGNYGYNAATGVYGDMIEMGILDPAKVTRSALQAAASIGGLMITTEAMVAEVADDKAPAMPDMGGMGGMGGMM from the coding sequence ATGGCTGCTAAAGAAGTGAAATTCGGCGACGCCGGCCGCAAGAAAATGCTCGCTGGCGTTAACGTGCTGGCGGATGCGGTAAAAGCGACCCTCGGCCCGAAAGGCCGTAACGTGATCCTGGAAAAGAGCTTCGGCGCCCCGACCATCACCAAGGACGGCGTTTCCGTTGCCAAAGAAATCGAACTGAAAGACAAGTTCGAAAACATGGGCGCCCAGCTGGTGAAAGACGTGGCTTCCAAGGCCAACGACGCTGCCGGTGACGGCACCACCACCGCCACCGTTCTGGCTCAGGCCATCGTCAACGAAGGCCTGAAGGCCGTCGCTGCCGGCATGAACCCGATGGACCTGAAGCGCGGCATCGACAAGGCGACCATCGCCATCGTCGCCCAGCTGAAAGAGCTGGCCAAGCCGTGCACCGACACCAAGGCGATCGCCCAGGTCGGCACCATCTCCGCCAACTCGGACGAATCCATCGGTGAAATCATCGCCGAAGCCATGGAAAAAGTCGGCAAGGAAGGCGTGATCACCGTTGAAGAAGGCTCGGGCCTGGAAAACGAACTGTCCGTGGTAGAAGGCATGCAGTTCGACCGTGGCTACCTGTCGCCGTACTTCATCAACAAGCCGGACACCATGGTCGCCGAGCTGGAAGGCCCGCTGATCCTGCTGGTCGACAAGAAGATCTCCAACATCCGCGAAATGCTGCCGGTGCTGGAGTCCGTGGCCAAAGCCGGTCGTCCGCTGCTGATCGTGGCCGAAGACGTCGAAGGCGAAGCCCTGGCCACCCTGGTGGTGAACAACATGCGTGGCATCGTCAAGGTCGCGGCCGTCAAGGCTCCGGGTTTCGGCGACCGTCGCAAGGCCATGCTGCAGGACATCGCCATTCTGACTGGCGGTACCGTGATTTCCGAAGAAGTCGGCCTGAGCCTGGAAGGCGCCACCCTGGAGCACCTGGGTAACGCCAAGCGCGTGGTGCTGAGCAAAGAGAACACCACCATCATCGACGGTGCTGGCGTACAAGCCGACATCGAAGCCCGCGTTAAGCAGATTCGCGCGCAAGTCGAAGAGACCACCTCCGACTACGACCGGGAAAAACTGCAAGAGCGTCTGGCCAAACTGGCTGGCGGTGTTGCCGTGATCAAGGTTGGCGCGGCCACCGAAGTCGAGATGAAAGAGAAGAAAACCCGCGTTGAAGACGCCCTGCACGCGACCCGTGCAGCCGTCGAAGAAGGCGTGGTGCCTGGCGGTGGCGTGGCCCTGGTGCGTGCCCTGCAGGCCATCTCCGAGCTGAAAGGCGACAACGACGACCAGGACGTCGGCATTGCCCTGCTGCGTCGTGCCGTTGAATCGCCGCTGCGCCAGATTGTGGCCAACTCCGGCGACGAGCCGAGCGTGGTGGTCGACAAGGTCAAGCAAGGTTCCGGCAACTACGGCTACAACGCCGCCACCGGCGTGTACGGCGACATGATCGAGATGGGTATTCTCGATCCGGCCAAAGTCACCCGTTCGGCCCTGCAAGCCGCCGCGTCGATCGGTGGTCTGATGATCACCACCGAGGCGATGGTTGCCGAAGTGGCTGACGACAAGGCCCCGGCCATGCCGGACATGGGCGGCATGGGTGGTATGGGCGGCATGATGTAA
- a CDS encoding YajQ family cyclic di-GMP-binding protein, whose translation MPSFDVVSELDKHEVTNAVDNAIKELERRYDLRGKGSFELKDLTVNLTADADFQLEQMVEILKLSLVKRKIDVQCLEFKDAYPSGKVVKQEVALREGIDKELAKKIVAHIKDSKLKVQAAIQGEQVRITGKKRDDLQEAIASLRAKDFGMPLQYNNFRD comes from the coding sequence ATGCCCTCGTTCGACGTGGTGTCCGAACTGGACAAACACGAAGTCACCAACGCCGTGGACAACGCCATCAAGGAACTGGAGCGTCGTTACGACCTGCGCGGCAAAGGCAGCTTCGAACTCAAGGATCTGACCGTCAACCTGACCGCCGACGCGGACTTCCAGCTGGAGCAGATGGTCGAGATTCTCAAGCTCAGCCTGGTAAAGCGCAAGATCGACGTGCAGTGCCTGGAGTTCAAGGACGCCTACCCGTCCGGCAAGGTGGTCAAGCAGGAAGTGGCGCTGCGCGAAGGCATCGATAAGGAGCTGGCGAAGAAGATCGTCGCCCATATCAAGGACAGCAAGCTCAAGGTCCAGGCCGCCATCCAGGGCGAGCAGGTGCGGATCACCGGCAAGAAGCGCGACGACTTGCAAGAGGCCATCGCCAGCCTGCGGGCCAAGGATTTCGGCATGCCGCTGCAGTACAACAACTTCCGCGACTGA
- a CDS encoding AmpG family muropeptide MFS transporter, whose protein sequence is MPSKTWRAALAAYASPATLALLLLGFAAGLPYMLVFSTLSVWLREAGVARETIGFASLIGLAYAFKWVWSPLLDQWRLPLLGKLGRRRSWLVLAQALVAIGLTGMALCDPQQHLSWLIALAVLVAFASATQDIAVDAYRLEIADDTRQAALAASYMAGYRVAALLATAGALYFAEWFGSTGHSYNASAWSGTYLVFALLMVPALITSLWMREPPVALRTQLAAARYGLAHQLASVLVLIVLLISVPALFTQLYNTDFHSVLFEGVSLLELLKEDRAFLRALLYLILTSLCLSSMGRRGLAPVLTPVNDFVLRYRWQALLLLGLIATYRLSDTVMGVMANVFYIDQGFTKEQIASVSKLFGLVMTLLGAGLGGLLIVRFGIMPILFIGGVASAATNLLFLMLADMGPHLQMLVLTISCDNFSAGLATAAFVAYLSSLTNLKFSATQYALLSSIMLLLPRLIGGYSGVMVEKFGYAEFFLITALLGVPTLIMILWQWRQPSAPQANHVAASPQSEQS, encoded by the coding sequence ATGCCCAGCAAAACCTGGCGCGCCGCTCTCGCCGCCTACGCCAGCCCCGCCACTTTGGCCCTGTTACTCCTGGGGTTTGCCGCGGGCCTACCCTACATGTTGGTGTTCTCCACCCTCTCGGTGTGGCTGCGCGAAGCCGGTGTGGCCCGCGAAACCATCGGTTTCGCCAGCCTGATCGGCCTGGCCTACGCCTTCAAATGGGTCTGGTCGCCGCTCCTCGACCAATGGCGCCTGCCGCTGCTCGGCAAGCTCGGGCGTCGCCGCTCCTGGCTGGTATTGGCGCAGGCGCTGGTGGCCATCGGCTTGACCGGCATGGCCCTGTGCGATCCGCAACAGCATCTGTCCTGGTTGATCGCCCTAGCCGTGCTGGTGGCTTTCGCCTCGGCCACCCAGGACATCGCGGTGGACGCCTACCGTCTGGAAATCGCCGACGACACCCGCCAGGCCGCGCTGGCCGCCAGCTATATGGCCGGCTATCGGGTCGCCGCCCTCCTGGCCACTGCCGGCGCGCTGTATTTCGCCGAGTGGTTCGGCTCCACCGGCCACAGCTACAACGCCTCGGCCTGGAGCGGCACCTACCTGGTGTTTGCCCTGCTGATGGTGCCGGCGCTGATCACCAGTCTGTGGATGCGCGAACCGCCGGTGGCCCTGCGCACCCAACTGGCCGCGGCACGCTACGGCCTGGCCCATCAACTGGCGTCGGTGCTGGTCCTGATCGTGCTGCTGATCTCGGTGCCGGCGCTGTTCACCCAGTTGTACAACACCGACTTCCATAGCGTGCTGTTCGAGGGTGTCAGCCTGCTCGAGCTGCTCAAGGAAGACCGCGCCTTCCTGCGCGCCCTGCTGTACCTGATCCTCACCAGCCTGTGCCTGTCGTCCATGGGCCGCCGCGGCTTGGCGCCGGTGCTCACCCCGGTCAACGACTTCGTCCTGCGCTATCGCTGGCAGGCGCTGCTGCTGCTCGGCCTGATTGCCACCTACCGGCTGTCCGACACGGTGATGGGGGTGATGGCCAACGTCTTCTATATTGACCAGGGCTTCACCAAGGAGCAGATCGCCAGCGTCAGCAAGCTGTTCGGGCTGGTCATGACCCTGCTCGGCGCCGGCCTCGGCGGCCTGCTGATCGTGCGTTTCGGCATCATGCCGATCCTGTTCATCGGCGGCGTCGCCTCGGCGGCGACCAACCTGCTGTTCCTCATGCTGGCCGACATGGGGCCGCATCTGCAGATGCTGGTGCTGACCATTTCCTGCGACAACTTCAGCGCCGGCCTGGCCACCGCTGCCTTCGTCGCCTACCTGTCGAGCCTGACCAACCTGAAGTTCTCCGCCACCCAGTACGCCCTGCTCAGCTCGATCATGCTGCTGCTGCCGCGCCTGATTGGCGGTTACTCCGGGGTGATGGTGGAAAAGTTCGGTTATGCCGAGTTCTTCCTGATCACCGCGCTGCTCGGAGTGCCGACACTGATCATGATCCTCTGGCAGTGGCGCCAACCGTCGGCGCCACAGGCCAACCATGTGGCAGCCAGTCCGCAGAGCGAGCAGTCATAA
- a CDS encoding mechanosensitive ion channel family protein: protein MDVSAEVDRLVKVSETWWPLVLEYGSRVTLALLTLLIGWWLVNKLTARLGKLLLLRSADQALQGFVSSLANVALKVLLLVSVASMIGIETTSFIAAIGAAGLAIGLALQGSLANFAGGVLILLFRPFRLGDWIEAQGVSGTVDSIQIFHTVLRTGDNKTVIVPNGNLSNGIITNYNRQATRKVVFDIGVNYDANLQRAREVLLELAEDPRVLRDPVPEAVVATLGESAITMSLRVWVKTADYWNVMFMFNEQARDRLSAAGIAIPFPQRMVRMIQEPAQ, encoded by the coding sequence ATGGATGTAAGTGCGGAAGTCGATCGGCTGGTCAAGGTCTCGGAGACCTGGTGGCCACTGGTTCTCGAATATGGCAGCCGGGTCACCCTGGCGCTGCTCACCCTGCTGATCGGCTGGTGGCTGGTCAACAAGCTCACCGCCAGGCTCGGCAAGCTGCTGCTTCTGCGCAGTGCCGATCAGGCCCTGCAGGGCTTCGTCTCCTCGCTGGCCAATGTCGCGCTCAAGGTGCTGTTGCTGGTCAGCGTGGCGTCGATGATCGGCATCGAGACCACGTCCTTCATCGCCGCCATCGGCGCCGCCGGCCTGGCCATCGGCCTGGCCCTGCAGGGCAGCCTGGCGAACTTCGCCGGCGGCGTGCTGATCCTGCTGTTCCGGCCGTTTCGCCTCGGCGACTGGATCGAGGCGCAGGGCGTGAGCGGCACCGTCGACAGCATCCAGATCTTCCACACCGTGTTGCGCACCGGCGACAACAAGACGGTGATCGTGCCCAACGGCAACCTGTCCAACGGCATCATCACCAACTACAACCGCCAGGCCACGCGCAAGGTGGTGTTCGACATCGGCGTGAACTATGACGCCAACTTGCAGCGTGCCCGCGAAGTGCTGCTGGAGCTGGCCGAGGATCCGCGCGTGCTGCGCGACCCGGTCCCCGAGGCGGTAGTGGCCACCTTGGGCGAGAGCGCGATCACCATGTCGTTGCGGGTCTGGGTGAAGACCGCCGACTATTGGAACGTGATGTTCATGTTCAACGAGCAGGCGCGCGACCGCTTGAGCGCGGCGGGGATCGCGATCCCCTTTCCGCAGCGCATGGTGCGGATGATTCAGGAGCCGGCGCAGTAA
- a CDS encoding HugZ family protein produces MSVKAGKHARELLLKEYRGVLSTQSKAMPGFPFGSVVPYCLDAQGWPLILISRIAQHTHNLQKDPKCSLLVGERGAEDVQAVGRLTLLAEARQLTGEVAIAAAAERYYRYFPQARDYHRTHDFDFWCLQPVRARYIGGFGAIHWLNEMTLANPFAGAAELGMVEHMNQDHVAAIAHYVELAGLPAAPAAELAGIDSEGFHLRIGQALHWLAFPTSCNNPGAVRQALVQLARAEVWPQREASEA; encoded by the coding sequence GTGAGCGTGAAAGCCGGCAAGCATGCCCGAGAATTGCTACTCAAGGAATACCGCGGGGTGCTCTCCACCCAGTCCAAGGCCATGCCCGGATTCCCGTTCGGATCGGTGGTGCCCTATTGCCTGGATGCACAGGGCTGGCCGTTGATCCTGATCAGCCGCATCGCCCAGCACACGCATAATTTGCAAAAAGATCCCAAGTGCTCGCTACTGGTCGGTGAACGCGGCGCCGAGGACGTGCAGGCGGTCGGACGCCTGACCCTGCTGGCCGAGGCCCGGCAACTGACCGGGGAGGTGGCGATCGCGGCGGCGGCCGAGCGCTACTACCGCTATTTCCCTCAGGCCCGTGACTATCACCGCACCCATGATTTCGACTTCTGGTGCCTGCAGCCGGTGCGGGCGCGCTATATCGGTGGATTCGGCGCGATTCACTGGCTCAACGAGATGACCTTGGCCAATCCCTTCGCCGGTGCGGCGGAGCTGGGCATGGTCGAGCACATGAACCAGGACCATGTCGCGGCCATCGCCCATTATGTCGAACTGGCCGGGCTGCCCGCCGCGCCGGCAGCGGAATTGGCCGGGATCGACAGCGAAGGTTTCCACCTGCGCATCGGCCAGGCGCTGCATTGGCTGGCGTTCCCAACATCCTGTAACAACCCCGGCGCGGTGCGCCAGGCCTTGGTCCAGCTGGCTCGCGCCGAGGTGTGGCCACAGCGGGAAGCGAGCGAAGCTTGA
- a CDS encoding co-chaperone GroES gives MKLRPLHDRVVIRRSEEESKTAGGIVLPGSAAEKPNRGEIVAVGTGKLLDSGEVRALAVKVGDKVVFGPYSGSNTVKVDGEDLLVMSESEILAVIEG, from the coding sequence ATGAAGCTTCGTCCTCTGCATGACCGTGTCGTCATTCGTCGCAGCGAAGAAGAATCGAAAACCGCTGGCGGTATCGTGCTGCCGGGCTCGGCTGCCGAGAAGCCGAACCGTGGCGAAATCGTCGCCGTGGGTACCGGCAAGCTGCTGGACAGCGGTGAAGTCCGCGCGCTGGCAGTGAAAGTGGGCGACAAAGTGGTGTTTGGTCCGTATTCGGGCAGCAACACCGTCAAGGTCGATGGCGAAGACCTGCTGGTGATGAGCGAGAGCGAAATCCTCGCCGTCATCGAAGGCTGA
- a CDS encoding putative 2-dehydropantoate 2-reductase has translation MTWHVLGAGSLGGLWAARLARAGLPVRLVLRDRSRLTSYRRLGGLTLVEGQQANLYPIPAQTADDATPISRLLLACKAYDAEDAVASLAPRLTADAELILLQNGLGSQDQVAARVPRARCILASSTEGAFRDGDFRVVFAGQGCTWLGCPPQPAAPHWLDELQASGIPHQWSADILGRLWRKLALNCAINPLTVLHDCRNGGLAAYPGEVATLCDELAELLRHCAPAAAAENLQEEVERVIQATAANYSSMYQDVAQGRRTEIAYLLDHACAAAQRHKLPLAHLHNLQQRLRAHLAERGLPTR, from the coding sequence ATGACCTGGCACGTACTCGGCGCCGGTAGCCTCGGCGGTCTGTGGGCCGCCCGCCTGGCGCGCGCCGGGCTGCCGGTGCGGCTGGTCCTGCGCGACCGCAGCCGCCTTACCAGCTACCGGCGCCTTGGCGGCCTAACCCTGGTGGAGGGGCAACAGGCCAACCTCTATCCGATCCCGGCGCAGACCGCGGACGATGCCACACCGATCAGCCGCCTGCTGCTGGCCTGCAAGGCCTATGACGCCGAGGACGCGGTAGCCAGCCTGGCCCCACGCCTGACCGCGGACGCCGAGCTGATCCTGCTGCAGAACGGCCTCGGCAGCCAGGATCAGGTCGCCGCGCGGGTGCCGCGAGCCCGCTGCATCCTCGCTTCGAGCACCGAGGGCGCGTTCCGCGACGGCGACTTCCGCGTGGTCTTCGCCGGCCAGGGCTGCACTTGGCTCGGCTGCCCGCCGCAGCCGGCCGCACCACACTGGCTCGACGAGCTGCAGGCCAGCGGCATTCCCCACCAGTGGAGCGCGGACATCCTCGGCCGCCTGTGGCGCAAGCTGGCGCTGAACTGCGCGATCAACCCACTGACCGTGCTGCACGACTGCCGCAACGGTGGCCTCGCCGCCTATCCGGGCGAAGTCGCCACGCTCTGCGACGAGCTGGCCGAGCTGCTGCGCCACTGCGCTCCAGCGGCCGCCGCGGAAAATCTGCAGGAAGAGGTCGAGCGGGTGATCCAGGCCACCGCGGCCAACTATTCGTCGATGTACCAGGACGTCGCCCAGGGCCGGCGCACCGAAATCGCCTACCTGCTCGATCATGCCTGCGCCGCGGCCCAGCGCCACAAGCTGCCACTGGCGCATCTGCACAACCTGCAGCAGCGCCTGCGCGCCCATCTCGCCGAGCGCGGATTGCCCACCCGCTAG
- a CDS encoding DUF481 domain-containing protein: MLPQALLCLALAGASAPLLADTVWLKNGDRLTGKIKVFDGGKLVLATDYGGNIILDWKKVATLESDQQLLVKQDEYHGERAKALHKAEPGKVILANGETPKTVELASIEQIMKPKPLVEDFNWKGNIDLAMDYKRADTDTDDYDVDFKTKARHGRWRHNAEGEYNREVQDDEVTTDNWSAEYALDRFLDEHWFWQGRLAYKRDQVEDLVRQRSVGTGPGYQFWDDELGAFSVAALVNRSDYEFADGREENFYALGAKWDYNRYLIGKSVELFSNGEVGKPLSGVADYALDAEAGLRYKVTDWASLNIKAEKEMVSGAESDLDETRYSVGFGVGW; encoded by the coding sequence CTGTTACCGCAAGCCCTGCTGTGTCTGGCCCTGGCCGGCGCCTCGGCACCGCTGCTGGCGGATACCGTGTGGCTGAAGAACGGTGACCGTCTGACCGGCAAGATCAAGGTCTTCGACGGCGGCAAGCTGGTGTTGGCAACCGATTACGGCGGCAACATCATCCTCGACTGGAAAAAGGTCGCGACCCTGGAAAGCGATCAGCAATTGCTGGTCAAGCAGGACGAATACCACGGCGAGCGGGCCAAAGCCCTGCACAAGGCCGAGCCGGGCAAGGTCATCCTGGCCAACGGCGAGACGCCGAAAACCGTCGAGCTGGCCAGCATCGAACAGATCATGAAGCCCAAACCGCTGGTCGAGGACTTCAACTGGAAGGGCAATATCGACCTGGCCATGGACTACAAACGGGCCGATACCGACACCGACGACTACGACGTCGACTTCAAGACTAAGGCGCGCCACGGCCGTTGGCGGCACAACGCCGAGGGCGAATACAACCGCGAGGTCCAGGACGACGAGGTGACCACCGACAACTGGTCGGCCGAATACGCCCTCGACCGCTTCCTCGATGAGCACTGGTTCTGGCAGGGACGGCTGGCCTACAAGCGCGATCAGGTGGAAGACCTGGTGCGCCAGCGTTCGGTCGGTACCGGTCCGGGTTACCAGTTCTGGGACGATGAGCTGGGCGCCTTCTCCGTGGCCGCGCTGGTCAACCGCAGTGATTACGAATTCGCCGACGGCCGCGAGGAAAATTTCTACGCCCTGGGGGCGAAGTGGGACTACAACCGCTACCTGATCGGTAAGTCGGTGGAGCTGTTCAGCAACGGCGAGGTGGGCAAGCCGCTCAGCGGCGTCGCCGACTATGCCCTGGATGCCGAGGCCGGGCTGCGCTACAAGGTCACCGACTGGGCCTCGCTGAACATCAAGGCGGAGAAGGAAATGGTCAGCGGCGCCGAGAGCGACCTCGACGAGACCCGCTACAGCGTCGGTTTCGGCGTCGGCTGGTAA
- a CDS encoding MGMT family protein produces MAARTADTPPADSAAARRAALYLTLQQVPSGKVVSYGELAAMAGFGRAARWVGRTLSQLPADTRLPWHRVIAAGGRLSLPLGSPSGDEQRARLREEGVTIHNERVDMRRHGWRPMEVNG; encoded by the coding sequence ATGGCAGCACGCACAGCGGACACCCCGCCCGCGGACAGCGCCGCAGCCCGCCGCGCGGCGCTGTATCTAACTCTGCAGCAGGTACCGAGCGGCAAGGTCGTCAGCTACGGCGAACTGGCCGCGATGGCGGGCTTCGGCCGCGCCGCGCGCTGGGTGGGCCGCACCCTCAGTCAGCTGCCCGCCGACACCCGCCTGCCCTGGCACCGGGTGATCGCCGCCGGCGGTCGCTTGAGTTTGCCCCTGGGCAGCCCCTCAGGCGACGAGCAGCGCGCCCGTCTGCGTGAAGAAGGGGTGACAATCCATAACGAACGGGTGGACATGCGTCGGCATGGGTGGCGCCCAATGGAGGTCAACGGTTAG
- a CDS encoding FxsA family protein, with translation MRAFVWLLLLFPLIELAVLIKVGSAIGVLPTLLLLIGTAVLGGVLLRVAGLATAWRARERLARGELPEEEMLEGLLIAVGGGLLLLPGFISDVVGLVCLLPPVRRLLVAKLRRRVQEQALRRRAFADDLQARSGRSQANVIEGEYEHRDR, from the coding sequence ATGCGCGCGTTTGTTTGGTTATTGCTGTTGTTTCCGCTGATCGAGTTGGCGGTGTTGATCAAGGTTGGCAGTGCCATCGGCGTGTTGCCGACCCTGCTGCTGCTCATCGGCACGGCCGTGCTCGGCGGCGTGCTGTTGCGGGTGGCTGGGCTAGCCACGGCCTGGCGCGCCCGCGAGCGCTTGGCGCGTGGCGAGCTGCCCGAGGAAGAAATGCTCGAAGGGCTGCTGATCGCCGTCGGTGGTGGCTTGCTGTTGCTGCCGGGCTTTATCAGCGACGTCGTCGGCCTGGTCTGCCTGCTGCCGCCGGTGCGCCGCCTGCTGGTGGCCAAGTTGCGCCGGCGTGTCCAGGAACAGGCCCTGCGTCGGCGGGCCTTCGCCGATGACCTGCAGGCCCGTTCCGGGCGCAGCCAGGCGAACGTCATCGAGGGCGAATACGAGCATCGCGACCGCTGA
- a CDS encoding SDR family oxidoreductase, whose protein sequence is MQLQDKVIVITGGGQGLGRAMAEYLAAKGAKLALVDLNQERLDEAVAACKAAGADARAYICNVANEEQVIHTVSQIAEHFGAINGLVNNAGIIRDGLTIKVKDGELSKMSLAQWQSVIDVNLTGVFLCTREVAAKMIELKNQGAIINISSISRAGNMGQANYSAAKAGVAADTVVWAKELARYGIRVAGVAPGFIETEILAAMKPEALDKMTAGIPLRRLGKPQEIAHSVAYILENDYYTGRVLELDGGLRL, encoded by the coding sequence ATGCAACTGCAAGACAAAGTGATCGTCATCACCGGCGGCGGCCAGGGCCTGGGTCGCGCCATGGCCGAATACCTGGCGGCCAAAGGCGCCAAGCTGGCGCTGGTCGACCTCAACCAAGAGCGCCTCGACGAGGCCGTCGCCGCCTGCAAGGCTGCCGGTGCTGACGCCCGCGCCTATATCTGCAACGTCGCCAATGAAGAGCAGGTGATCCACACCGTCAGCCAGATCGCCGAGCACTTCGGCGCCATCAATGGCCTGGTGAACAACGCCGGGATCATCCGCGACGGTCTGACCATCAAGGTCAAGGACGGCGAGCTGAGCAAGATGTCGCTGGCCCAGTGGCAATCGGTGATCGACGTCAACCTGACCGGCGTGTTCCTCTGCACCCGCGAAGTGGCGGCGAAGATGATCGAACTGAAGAACCAAGGCGCGATCATCAACATCTCCTCGATCTCCCGCGCCGGCAACATGGGCCAGGCCAACTACTCCGCGGCCAAGGCCGGCGTCGCCGCCGACACCGTGGTGTGGGCCAAGGAGCTGGCGCGCTACGGCATCCGCGTGGCGGGCGTGGCTCCGGGCTTCATCGAGACCGAAATCCTCGCTGCCATGAAGCCGGAAGCACTGGACAAGATGACCGCCGGCATCCCGCTGCGCCGCCTGGGCAAGCCGCAGGAAATCGCCCACTCGGTGGCCTACATCCTCGAGAACGACTACTACACCGGTCGTGTTCTCGAGCTTGACGGCGGCCTGCGCCTGTAA